The Topomyia yanbarensis strain Yona2022 chromosome 3, ASM3024719v1, whole genome shotgun sequence nucleotide sequence ggttttcgttctgacatatgaatgttttacgaaaattacctttagtaagtctcgaactgaggtatcttgcctcgtccttcacggtaagtgcgctgcgtttgctccctggactatattgcatatgttcgattgaaatgaaatatgccgaatataatcttcgagaagagttgcataacaaataaatccACAGCATTAAAATAGCATTATAttggctttttatttgctctataatggcattaaatgcacttgtgaagcttacatgctttaacgacccttgaagcatgtacgcgttatatcagctttatatacgcatatagagcaagcgataatgctatatttcggctgtgcagttatgcattattgatgctaatatagagctttattgcattgttaatgctgtaatggagtttcaatgcaacattagtgcaaatctcgacaaacatatgattacggcctaaaagccaactgtcaaaatccactttgaatagaaattccagacaaatcgttacacgccaatcacaggtgttggtagtaaacgaaagagaaaagttttctctttcataaacaacaaaacggaaaaatttgtttatgggcccttttcttaatgaaaaagactatacttgaaaagggaacaaaaacatcgcaacaccaagaaagggatcaaaataaacgtcacataatcatttgctgtaaacaaaagggctcacccacacgcactataagctaacgtctcgccgaaaagggattatgggagagggcacaaaacccgtgcgatgtttcaaaagggaccaaaacatttatctacaaaaaacgttcaaaatacaatttttttaataaatctgttatattattcggaaaaaatggttaatttaacacggcattgagttgtttggtccttaaatcaagctccagttcataaatgggaatataaagAACGATGTAATTTTTCAGAcgccattttcttaacatgagcatattgtagataatgccttatgaaatgttgacgtcgGTTTGTGTTTACTTCAAAGGCCACGGCCGCCATgattaattttgcaagtataacactaatccagctttttacgtgccataatggcggtctaaattgtttagttcgtaatacgtttaatggcccttttttgacaatcgTTTGCGCCAGTttgacagcaacgcccagttgaagatgtcgggcgttcattgaataaacatccaacgcattggactaacgtaggatgacttGATCACACTGGGCCgttgacgtaaacgattattgtcaaaaaagggccattaaacgtattatgaactgaacaatttagaccgctaCTATgacacgtaaaaagctggatacacttaaaagtgtcaaatgttcccacctttctttctcttcatcTTCATCTTGTACCTTattacacggttaaataaaacaacctgcagaataagttcttttaacgtaCTTTtaagttgtgcgtcgctttcgcacttattagtgttgtcaaaaacaaaaagagagattcgactcagtcgaggtcttccgtggaggaaggtacttttgagttgtttggggtgaactcaaaattaggtaaattcaacttaaatttgagtataaaaaacctatcaatgagttgtaatttttgccgtggttaaatggaaactaccttcaacacggtttacctaattttaagttcccccacgataccacgagattgagtcaaaggaactcaattttaggtagtttttcgtttccgtgtaccGACGCTATCTCGCCATAATTGAATTATAGCACAGATATCTGTGATTATAGTAAACAAGTTGAAAGGCTTTTGTTTTGATTGGTAGTGAAACCGGTTTGCTTCTGTCCTGTGTGTCGTGCAGTCATCTCCATCAAAACAAGAAGGCATGCATTCATGCGCAGTGAAGAGTGTCCCTACTCCGATACCTACCTTTTCGTATAAACATATGTTCCCATTTGAAGAGTAAATAGTCAACAGAGACATATATCTATCATCAATTGACCATGGTTTGTTTGCTCGGAACACTAGTGAAATACAATACATAACCAATTTGTGGACAAAGTTGTCAGTTCTAAAAATATTCCTAGTCCACATGGTTGATTTCATGCTGAATAAGCGAATGAAGTAAGAATGTATGACGACAAATGATACGCTTATATCCATACTCATGTTCTCTTTTCAGCGATTAGTTTGGAAAACGCTTGTGTCGGGTGTGGGTGCTAAATTTGCTACATTATGGCAACGTAACACGTGAACTTTTCCCGTGTGATCCAAGTGTTGTAAAAACATCTAAGAAAGAAGGTAACAATACCGATGGCTTCGTTTGGAGCGCCAATAACTTCGACTGTATTGAATGCGATTGACCTCACATATCAACATCGATGAAATAAAGAACGACATGGAATCATCGTAAGCACAGGGTACAACGATTATTGGCAGCTACACGGCACAGTGATGTGCTAACCTTAAACAAAGAAGAAATCAGCATTGAAAGTTGTGATATAACACCTACTGTGGGTgcaagttgaaggaagaaaggaaaaaaaatcggcCGAATCTCTTGTATCCTACAAACTTTATCGGTGAGACTGATAAGATCCGCGCAGCCCTTGAGTTAGGTGATAAATAATGGATCGTGAAAAGGATGATAAGTCTTCCAATACGGGAATCGCTGGTGGATTCGCTGCCTGTGTTACACGGTTCATTTGCCAACCGTTGGATGTGCTGAAAATCCGTTTCCAGCTCCAGGTAGAACCACTCAGCCAGGATCACATGACTTCCAAATATCGCACTATTGTGCAATCGACAAGACTGGTCTATCAAGAGGAAGGACTGCGTGCCTTCTGGAAGGGTCACAACCCTGCTCAGGTGCTTTCTATCATCTACGGTGTATCTCAGTTTTCTTCCTATGAACATTGCAATCATCTGCtgagaaaaattaaaacttttgAGGAACATCagaatgtacggaattttctCTGTGGTGCTCTGAGTGGCACGGTGGCGACTGTGATTACACTACCACTAGATGTGGTTCGAACACGACTGATTTCGCAAGACCTTAATCGGGGGTACAAAAATTCTGTTCAAGGGTTAAAACTGATCTACAGATATGAGGGAGTCAAAGGGTTATATCGAGGCTTAGGCCCCGCTGTTCTTCAAATAGCGCCACTAACGGGCGGTCAGTTTATGTTTTACAACATTTTTGGCAGTATGTTCCGGCAGTATTTCAATATAAGCACAGGCGAAACGCTCCCAGCAATAGAGACTTCTGTGAACTtacctaccaaaaagctcacctaccaaaaagctccCCTACTAAAAAGCTCACTGAATACAGACTTCCACCTTAAAAGCGCTTTCTAAATAAAGCTCACAGCCTGGTGGCGGGAATCGGAACTACTGGAGTTGCCAtaattatagagcaaataaactatttttaaattttgcataagAAACACAAAATGACTAACAACCACATATTGTTTAGTTAATTGCCCATACTTTTACCTATCTCCTGATGCATTGTTTATTCCAGGTAAAGGCCTAGTgccgagaaattaattttttagtagaaatataatctaccaaaaagcttatctactaaaaagcttccttaccaaaaagttaacttgtcatactgaatgatatttgTTCACAGACTTGGGGGCGAGaaattgattttaatattaattaATAGTAGAAAAATATTCCACCAACCAAAAAGCTTATAGCTACCTACCAAAAAGTTCGTCTGTTAAAAAGCttctttattaaaattttacctGTATGCCACATGTATCCGCACCCTGGTGACTCAAAGTTAAACATCGCTAATGTAATGATACGCGTGTGAATCAATTCTCGTCATTCGTTGGACGGTAGAGTTGGATTAAGATGTCCGATTTTTGCGACTAATCGATTAGTAGCTAATCGATTATTTTTTCCTCGTCATTAATCGTAATCGATTAATGCCaagaaataatcgattaattgaaataatcgattagttcaaaaaaaattctgaggGTAGTTTTTAGTTAGGTATAacagaaaaacctattttaatccacctagcggtgcaattgtgcctttctcaatcatgcatcacgagaatgtttgcgttgtttatattcattaaaagctttcaaatgcatatattacattttattattatacatcacatgacaactatatacaggaaaataaatcattattcgagttctaaaattttgaaaaagaaaaaacagtcacggtaatattgaactgaaaaaaggtgcgaaatcggcaaagtcccaaagtcgatttttataaaaaaaaattttcgagataacataaaatctcgacgtttcacgcatttggcatcaataatacgaattagatttctgaaatttcatggggtcccccctttgaaattttttttgagttctggcttatatgggaattacatatgtgaccggacggttcagtctatatttccggaaccatagcgatccgcgcgaaattttatagacatctgtggggataatatagttATCATTTGgtactaagtttgtgaaaatcggcccaaccatttccgagaaactgatatgaatttgctagttttgaaagatggccgctttttccgggcacttccggaaccgtctatggtggtcaatgtagtcaacgaaagtttagtTGGCCGTCGGtaacctagaacagcaaattgaagttgtttgagagacattttaccgaatttttaacttttttgctttcatcggagtatcggtttgaaccgcaatttgctatgtgatcgcacgccacaacctgtaattccggaaccggaagtcggatcgggatgaaattaaatagtcaTTTACgtggacgcaatacctttcatttgagaccaagtttagttgaatcggtctagccatctctgagaaaccgatgtgactgttattctgaatttagatacttccgccggggcttccgaaaccgatgatggtggccaatgtgcccaaatagactttgaatggatgttagtgacctaatactacaaatcgaagcagttgtggtcatattttggaaaaattttcacctttatacattcattgcagaatttattaaaatcgacattttctgcgtgttcgtacttatcaccctgtaattccggaacaggaagtcggat carries:
- the LOC131691574 gene encoding mitochondrial thiamine pyrophosphate carrier-like; translated protein: MDREKDDKSSNTGIAGGFAACVTRFICQPLDVLKIRFQLQVEPLSQDHMTSKYRTIVQSTRLVYQEEGLRAFWKGHNPAQVLSIIYGVSQFSSYEHCNHLLRKIKTFEEHQNVRNFLCGALSGTVATVITLPLDVVRTRLISQDLNRGYKNSVQGLKLIYRYEGVKGLYRGLGPAVLQIAPLTGGQFMFYNIFGSMFRQYFNISTGETLPAIETSLFICGGLAGLCTKLLVYPLDLAKKRLQIQGFAKSRQTFGRHFVCHNMFNCMYNIVKQEGFVGLYKGLHPALLKACFMSAFYFAIYDEMVWILNH